Within Buteo buteo chromosome 10, bButBut1.hap1.1, whole genome shotgun sequence, the genomic segment GGGCTGAAGGGAGGGGAAGCAGCTCAGCAGGCAGCTCGGAACAGCACTGAAGCTTCCCGAGCCCTGGTCTGCAGCCACCATGTCTCCTTCAGGGACATTTTTAGGATGTCACCTGGGGGAAGTGTCTGGAGGGGAGGAACAGAAGGACCCTGCAGTGGGGGGTGGCTGACACGCAGGAGAGCTCGGGGCTCTGAGCAGAGACGAACCCGAATGGCTGGTACAGAGACAGGGAACCTCCAGACCAGGAGACACCGGCACTCCCAGATGGATGGGGTGGCTGCAGGCACAGGAATGGGAGCCAGGCCTCTGCTGGGCTTTTCTCATCTCCTGGCCCACTCCAGGCTGGTCAGAAAGGGCCCAATGATGGGCATAACCCAAGTGGTCCCTGAAACCAGAACAACCAGAGCTTGTAGGGGACCGTGGAGGTGGTGACATCTCGGGCTGGCCTGTCTGTGGCTGGAGGCAAGCTCATTGCTGGCTGCAGATGCTGTTATGGGGAGAGTGGAAACAGAACTGCCTGTTTAGTGGGATTTTGCTTTCACGTCGTTGTCAACAGACtagttataaaaaaatatgtggGGTTTTGCTCTGGTCTCTTCATAGTTGTGTTGGGGACAGGACCAGCGCTCCAGGGCAGCCTTTCCAATACCGCCTTCACCCCTGTTGCTCCCTCTTTTCCATAactctgttgtttttcttgttgcagTTACGGACAAATTCACAGAGAGCATGTACGTCCTGGCCAACGAGCCCTCCGTGGCACTGTACCGGCTGCAGGAGCATGTGCGGAGATCCCTTCCAGAGCTCGCACAGCACAAGGTGAGTCGTGCTTTGCTTTGGACTCCAGAGCTGTGACACAGTTGGgcacaaaatgttttcctgactTGGCATGTCGTTCTTGTTTCACCTCCCTGGGAGCGGCAAGGAGGGAGGAAATTGGCTATCGGGGTACAAGGTGCTGCGGGACCCCAGCTCGGTCTGAACTGGAGGGGATGAGGGGACATTGCAAATTTACCTGCAGACCTGAGGAAAAAAGCTGGAGAGTCTGACCCCAACCCCATGCTTGCACGGCTGGACTTGTGTGtggagacaaagaaaaatgagtagTCCCTTTTGTACAAGGAGGAGGGAGATGTTAAATCTTATTACCCCTGCTATGCTgtgagatttttatttcctacatAAAATAAAGGGGAGGgtgagaggagggaagggggagcgCGAAGAAACAAGTGCGAAGAGCCCGCATGAGGGAAAGCAGGATAATGAATCGCATCTCACAGCTGTGTTCCTGCTTTCCTCCAGAGCACGGAGCACAGACACTTTAATGCCAGCCTTGTTGtccttctccctcttctgcCAGTCATGATTCATTAGGAGTGATGTCTCATGAATAGATTACTGCTTCATGTCTATGCTAATGCACTGTCAGGCCCCATTTTTCACCTTTGCTTTACAGCCCTGGTTTCCAAATTAACCTGGATTGTGACACTTTATTATTCAATTATTTATTAACGTTTTATATACGTGTCTGTGTGCAATGGTAGGCATATAGagatgtatatgtatgtatagcACATGCTGATGCGATTGCATCACTGGCATGCAGGAGACAGGTTTGTAATATTATTCCTGAGCTGTcacttgctttcatttaatcAAGATAGTCCCAGCTTCAGGGAATGTGTCctgaacaaaaggaaattgAGCAAATTGTATGACAAGTCATGCAGAGGGAAGAGATCAGTTTCCATCACTGAACAGTGCATAACGGGGATGAGGGCGAGGGGCAGTGCGGAAGCGCTAATGGAAGTGACAGCTGAGCGAAGGCACTGGACACAGAGCATGTTGTTAGGCAGCAGGGTTTATGCTGGGCAAGATCTCTGAAAACCTTTGATTCTCTCATTTTCCCTGCTCAGCATGCTCATCGTGGTTATCTGCAGTGTTCTGTGACCTCTCTGGCTCATCTAAGTTCATTTCCTAGCTGCAGCCATCCAAGAGAATTCTCTTTTGTAGCCaaaattgctgctgttttccactTTGTTCCTATGAGAAAGGAGGTCATGCTGTCCTGTGGATGCCAGCAACAAATACAAGGACCCTGCGTCCCCCCTGTGACTGCAGCCATCACAAGCATCAAATACATTTGGTCTTTGATGCTTTCATGTTCAGCCTTGCAACCACCCTTCTGCCCTGGCCACTAGCCCCAGTTGGGGCAGCGGTGGCCTTTGTACACGAGGAAGAGTtctctgtgctgcctgcagtAACGATGCAAGTCAGGACAAAGCTGAACCGACCATGCAGTGCCCTTTGCCCCAGGGCACTGCCCCAGTGCCACCCCAGTACCTATTTGCCTCTTTAGTGTTCGAAAACGTTTCCTGATGCTTGCTCAGAAGTGCCGCTGTTTACGTCCATTTCTTTTTGCCCACTGCTTGGGCACTTCCAGCTTCTTAACTGCTTTTCTGGTTAGTGACTGTGTGTTTAATGGTGCACTGATGTGGCAAGAGCtaggagaaaatggaaagaaaattatttgtggCAGCTGGAACAACAGCagatccagagctgctgctagTGACTTTTCCTCCAGCCTCGTCAGCTCCTGAGTTCATTTTGTTCCAAGGCTGCAGCATCGTGTTTGGGAACatgctctcctccctgctggtAACCAGTCCCTGGTAAGAACTGAGAGACTTAAACATAACTCCATTAGGCCAATGTCCTGACTGTGCTGCCAGGCTGCCGGTAGTGGGCTTGTGGCcaggttttttccattgttCTTGATCCCACTCTGATTTTATCCCAGTTTCAGGCATTCCTGTTTGCAGTGCACAGGCTGGGCCTGTCAAGCCCTTGAGCCCAGACAGCCAAACCCCGGGAGAGAGGGGTGTGCTCAGGGCCCTGACAGGGCCATCATCACAGCAGAGCATTCAGTTAGATGGGGATGGATATTTTGGGTGGCTCTGCCAGAGCCCATCGGCTTTGTGGCTAGAGACTGGAACAGGAGGGTGTCAGCGGGCTGTGCACCATGAAAATGCTGTCAGGTTTTATCTAAATCAGAGCAAAGGCATTAAAGTGAGGTGGTTTTAATTCTTCagaacacaaaagaagaaaaagaaacattctgcATGGATCTGTTTTCAGGTAAATTAGTCCCAAGATGTAAGTAATGTATAATGGAAACAGGATTTATTGGCGTTTTCCAGCTTTCCTTCAGCCATGCAGCAGCTCCATCTCTGGCTGGCTGAGTTCTCCTGAGATGCAGCCTTTGAAATTCCCAGGGGATTAAACCTAGGAAAaattgggagggagggggctgagAGAAAAGTTTCTGCAAGGAGAAGGTCACCTCCATGCCTCTACAACAAGCAACTTTGTATGATTTGATAAAACAATAATCTTAATACCTTCCTCACCATCTCAAACTCTCCAAGCAGATTTACCACCTCCCAGATAAGATACAGCGTGATGCAAGGCCCTCACTGCCTCTGCGCGTTGTAGCTGCGCTGCTAAGCCCCACTCCACCCAGAGCAGCCTTTCTGGATTTCGCCTGGTCTTTTGAGAACTTACATCTCCTCATTAATTTACTTCCAAGCAACAGTAATATATCATTAGTGCTATTGTATATTAATAGCTGGCTTTAGTTCTTAAACTGCATCCAAGGGCATGTCCTGGGAATTTCAAGAAAGGACATCAAGAAAAGATTAAGAAGTGAGGAGCTCTAGGGAAGGGCTCTTGTTCCTAATTAAGGACATGAAAATCCCAGGAAGTGGTGGGAATGCTGGGAACAGACTGGCTCTGATACTGGGAAATGATTAAAATCTACTGGTGCTCAGAAACAGCAGGACCACAGGCAAGTGGCTGTGACACATACGACTGAGTCAGTGCCATGTTGGGGTCTAAATCATTGTTAAAGATCATCTGGCACCTCTTGGAGAGAGCGGAGTGACGAGCTGCAGGCAAGTTTCTGCATcttctgcagctgcctctgcatgCGAAGCTTGTTCCCAGCAACAGATACAGTTGTGTAAAACGCGATTGGACTCTGGGATGTGCTCAGTCTCTGCGGGTTTGTGAGTCCTGGGTCGAAGGACCCTCTCCTGCAGAGAACTGCCTAGAGCATTGCATGTAGAGGCTTGTTTCTTTTGTAGTTTAAAGCTATGTGGTCAAGTGTCCTGATGTAGGGGAGGCTTTGAACAGCAGAAGTGATTTTGGATGCCGTCCAAGCTCCTACCCGACCTCCTTCACTCACAGAAAGAGCCCCTTTCCTCTGGCTTGTAACAAGACCCAGCAGAATAGACTGGAAAATTAGCTCCCatgagaatatattttaaagagtgCCCGAACTACTTAAGGACTTTTGAAAGAGTTTTCTATTGAGCTACACCTCTGAATTCAGCTGCGCTTTCATTGTGATTTGtgtatttgtttggttttccctttccttggaGCTACAGCGTACAATTATGTCCCATGCCAGAACTGGCTGCATGCAGTGCTGCTTGAGTTTGTGTGGAGTTTACAGTGCTCCTTCCAGCTCGTGAAAGGAAGGGCACAGTGCTGACTGCTCCTTGGGATCAgatgccagagcagactggagGACAGGGATGCTTGCGGCTGTGAAAACGTTTATGAATGGCAGGTCTAATGAAACGAGAACTTTCCATGCTGTGAAAGAAACTTTTACCTGGTTTTGCATGAAGGACTAAGGAACGAACTCTGCAGGAGCTGTGTTAGTTCAGATCCTGGCTGCCTGCTGGGCCAGACACACTGGGAGATCTGAGTACTCTGAAACATCCAGCTGGTCTGTTGCACTCAGCGCAGTCACTGGTTGCTAGCAGCCTGACTGACCGTGGCTCTCGGCTGACTCGTGGCCTAAAACATCTAAAAACAAGGGGAATTTTGCCAGAGTATCCAAAGTGTTGGCCTGAACTAGTAGCCTTTccagaaatacacaaaataaatgtttcttttaaatgctagTGCGTGGCACCCGGAGCCCGGAGTGCGTCACAGGCTGTCAAGCGGGAGACAGAATCCAAATGCAATTTCCAGTGACAAGCAGCCAGAGCCCTTGTttgggcagggctggcagagcatATTGCTGTGGGCTGCGCTGCTGCATCTGTCCAGTGCATGCCTAATGATGCcgccttcttttctcttctctttcagtcCGACatgcagagctgggaggagCAAAGCCAAGGAGCCATCTACACAGTGGAGTATGCCTGCAGGTACAAGATACTCCTCCAAGCAGGAGGGTTGTCTTCGCAGGCGGAGGTGTTGTGGTAGAAACAAAGCAGAGGCTGCCTGTACTTCCCTGACGCCTCCCTGGTGTAAGTCAGGGAGAGAGCTTAGTCAGGGTGGGGGTGTGAGGGTGCGAGGCAGTGCTCTCTGAACCGTTACCATGAATCTCAGGGGCTTCACTTTAAGTGTGTCAGCTCTTCCCCAGTTCTGTGTGCagtgcagacctgctgctctcctgcagtaAATCCACCCACCAGCTAGCTAGTGTGTATGAAGATGCATAAAGTTGAGGTTCCTTATTAACAGTCCTTTCTGTCAGGGGGTGTGTGCTCTAAAACCATGATACCTTTGGAAATACTAACCagtcctccctctccctccacccctctctcttctttcagtgCCATAAAGAACATGACTGACAGCAGCGTGTACTTCAAGAGCATTGACAGCCTGCTCAAACATGCCATAGCCATGAAGGATCAGCTGAACGCTGCTCAGGGCCGCAGGTAGCAAGGGGATGTGACACTGCCTATTTATCTGAGTGACCGTTCTGGCTGGCAG encodes:
- the BORCS8 gene encoding BLOC-1-related complex subunit 8, with protein sequence MEEPEMQLKVKKVTDKFTESMYVLANEPSVALYRLQEHVRRSLPELAQHKSDMQSWEEQSQGAIYTVEYACSAIKNMTDSSVYFKSIDSLLKHAIAMKDQLNAAQGRSTVAPQAKNPPASS